One Candidatus Kryptobacter tengchongensis DNA window includes the following coding sequences:
- a CDS encoding LSU ribosomal protein L4P yields the protein MKVEVYKIDGTKSGEYVELRPDIFEIKPNDHAIYLAVKAYLANQRQGTHKTKTRGEVRGGGRKPWPQKHTGRARAGSIRSPLWVGGGTVFGPVPRDYSLDLPKKVKQLARKSALTYKLKDEQIIVVEDFTFEQPKTKRMVEILRAFNLLNKKVLLLTAKTDLNVYKSGRNIPGLNILEAYKASTYDILNNQMILIQKSAVEILQNTFTE from the coding sequence ATGAAGGTTGAGGTTTATAAAATTGATGGGACGAAGTCGGGTGAGTATGTTGAGTTAAGGCCCGATATTTTTGAGATAAAGCCTAATGATCACGCAATTTATTTGGCTGTTAAAGCTTACCTTGCGAATCAGAGACAAGGAACGCACAAAACGAAGACACGTGGAGAGGTAAGAGGTGGAGGTAGAAAGCCTTGGCCACAAAAACATACGGGAAGAGCAAGGGCAGGTTCTATTAGATCACCACTTTGGGTTGGTGGTGGAACAGTTTTTGGTCCAGTGCCGAGGGATTATAGTCTTGATTTGCCCAAGAAGGTCAAACAACTTGCAAGAAAATCTGCTTTAACTTATAAGCTCAAAGATGAGCAGATAATCGTTGTTGAGGATTTCACATTTGAACAGCCGAAAACGAAGAGAATGGTTGAGATTTTGAGGGCATTTAACCTTTTAAATAAGAAAGTTTTGCTTTTAACCGCTAAGACTGACTTGAATGTTTATAAATCTGGAAGAAATATCCCTGGTCTTAACATTTTGGAGGCATATAAAGCATCAACTTATGACATTTTAAATAATCAAATGATTTTGATCCAAAAAAGCGCTGTTGAAATTTTGCAAAATACATTTACAGAATGA
- a CDS encoding LSU ribosomal protein L3P produces the protein MVGLIGKKLGMTTIFAENGVAIPCTVLEVGPCYVVQVKTKEKDGYEALQLGFGLRKEKRTPKPLQGHFKKANVPFLRVLKEFKGFDISKYKPGDQIRVEDVFSVGDFVKVTGRSKGKGFQGVVKRHGFGGGPKTHGQSDRHRAPGSVGSSSFPSHTFKGQRMAGHMGDEQVTVRNLEVVEVIPDSNLLVVKGSVPGAKNSYVKIIKSS, from the coding sequence ATGGTTGGATTGATAGGAAAAAAACTTGGGATGACTACAATTTTTGCTGAAAATGGTGTCGCCATACCTTGCACTGTCCTTGAAGTTGGTCCTTGTTATGTCGTGCAGGTGAAAACGAAGGAAAAAGATGGTTATGAAGCTCTTCAGCTTGGTTTTGGGTTGAGAAAGGAAAAGAGAACGCCAAAGCCACTACAGGGACATTTTAAGAAAGCAAATGTTCCGTTTTTGAGGGTGCTTAAGGAATTTAAAGGTTTTGACATAAGCAAGTATAAACCCGGTGATCAGATAAGAGTTGAGGATGTTTTTTCGGTTGGTGATTTTGTTAAGGTAACGGGAAGATCAAAGGGTAAAGGTTTTCAAGGCGTTGTGAAGCGTCATGGATTTGGTGGGGGTCCGAAGACCCATGGTCAAAGTGATAGACATAGGGCGCCTGGGTCAGTTGGTTCAAGTTCTTTCCCGTCACATACATTTAAAGGTCAGAGAATGGCTGGGCATATGGGAGATGAACAAGTTACAGTTAGGAATCTTGAAGTTGTTGAGGTGATACCGGACTCAAATTTACTTGTTGTGAAAGGTTCGGTCCCAGGAGCAAAAAATAGTTATGTTAAAATAATCAAGTCAAGTTGA
- a CDS encoding SSU ribosomal protein S10P — MAQQRKIRIKLKSYDHRLIDKSADRIVRAVKQTGAVVSGPIPLPTKRSVFTVLRSPHVDKKSREQFEIRTHKRLIDILNWNTKTMDVLTKIDLPAGVEVEIKT, encoded by the coding sequence ATGGCACAGCAGAGAAAAATTAGAATCAAGTTAAAGTCATACGATCATCGTTTAATTGACAAGTCAGCTGATAGAATTGTAAGAGCTGTTAAACAAACGGGCGCTGTTGTCTCAGGGCCTATACCCCTGCCGACAAAGCGCTCGGTTTTCACAGTTTTAAGGTCACCGCATGTTGATAAAAAATCCCGCGAACAGTTTGAGATAAGAACGCATAAAAGGTTGATTGATATTTTAAACTGGAATACGAAAACGATGGATGTTTTAACGAAAATTGATTTACCAGCGGGAGTAGAAGTGGAGATTAAGACATAA
- a CDS encoding translation elongation factor 1A (EF-1A/EF-Tu) encodes MAKEKFVRDKPHVNVGTIGHIDHGKTTLTAAITYALAKKGLAQPRPFESIDNAPEERARGITIAVSHVEYSTEKRHYAHVDCPGHADYIKNMITGAAQMDGAILVVAANDGVMPQTREHVLLARQVNVPYIVVFMNKVDMVDDPELLDLVELEVRDLLKKYEFPGDEVPVIRGSALKALEAGMKPETTPDHPDLQPIYQLLDAIDNYIPLPQRDIDKPFLMPVEDVFSITGRGTVGTGRVERGRVKLGDEVEVVGLGQHKKTVVTGIEMFRKELDEAIAGDNVGLLLRGIEKDELERGMVIAAPGTITPHTKFEAEVYILSKEEGGRHTPFYKGYRPQFYFRTTDVTGTIIGLPEGQEMVMPGDNVRLTIELIAPVAMEEGLRFAIREGGKTVGAGVVTKILE; translated from the coding sequence ATGGCGAAGGAAAAATTCGTAAGAGACAAACCTCATGTCAATGTTGGAACAATTGGTCACATTGACCATGGGAAAACAACATTGACAGCTGCGATAACTTATGCGCTTGCGAAGAAGGGTCTTGCTCAGCCAAGACCTTTTGAATCAATTGACAATGCCCCAGAAGAAAGAGCTCGTGGTATTACAATTGCGGTTTCACATGTTGAGTACTCTACCGAAAAGAGGCATTATGCACATGTTGATTGCCCTGGTCATGCTGACTACATAAAGAACATGATTACTGGTGCAGCTCAGATGGACGGTGCAATTCTTGTTGTTGCTGCAAATGATGGTGTTATGCCTCAAACAAGAGAGCATGTTCTTCTTGCAAGGCAGGTTAATGTGCCCTATATCGTTGTATTTATGAATAAGGTGGATATGGTTGATGATCCAGAGCTTCTTGATCTTGTTGAACTTGAGGTTCGGGATCTTTTGAAGAAGTATGAATTCCCTGGAGATGAAGTTCCTGTCATAAGGGGTAGTGCTTTGAAAGCTCTTGAGGCAGGAATGAAGCCAGAGACAACCCCAGATCATCCAGATCTCCAGCCAATTTATCAGTTGCTTGATGCCATTGATAATTATATTCCATTGCCACAGCGTGATATTGACAAGCCTTTCCTTATGCCAGTTGAGGATGTTTTCTCAATAACTGGTCGTGGAACTGTTGGAACTGGACGTGTTGAAAGAGGTAGGGTAAAACTTGGTGATGAAGTTGAGGTTGTAGGGCTTGGTCAGCATAAGAAAACGGTCGTAACAGGTATTGAGATGTTCCGCAAAGAGCTTGATGAGGCAATTGCAGGTGATAATGTTGGATTGCTCTTGCGCGGTATTGAAAAGGATGAGCTTGAACGTGGTATGGTTATAGCTGCGCCTGGGACAATTACTCCACATACAAAATTTGAAGCTGAGGTTTATATTCTTTCAAAGGAAGAAGGTGGACGCCATACTCCTTTCTATAAGGGTTATAGACCACAGTTTTACTTTAGAACGACTGATGTTACTGGTACGATAATTGGTTTGCCCGAGGGGCAAGAAATGGTTATGCCGGGTGATAATGTGAGGCTTACAATTGAATTGATTGCACCCGTTGCTATGGAGGAAGGATTAAGATTTGCTATTCGTGAGGGTGGTAAAACAGTTGGCGCTGGAGTAGTAACGAAGATACTTGAATAA
- a CDS encoding translation elongation factor 2 (EF-2/EF-G) translates to MPREYPLDKTRNIGIMAHIDAGKTTTTERILYYTGKIHRMGEVHEGSATMDFLPQERERGITITSAATTCFWRGHRINIIDTPGHVDFTVEVERSLRVLDGAIALFCAVGGVEPQSETVWRQANKYRVPRIAFVNKMDRVGADFFNVVNMIRERLGANPVPIQLPMGQGELFTGIIDLVKMKAVVYKEETLGATWEEFDIPRELMNMAVEYRTKMLEAVSEFDDTLLVKYLDGEEISEDEIKSAIRRATLEFKIVPVLCGSAFKNKGIQRLLDAVVDYLPSPLDINNGQIVGHHPFKDDKVIRMVSDDEKFTALAFKIMTDPYVGKLTFIRVYSGTLKAGSYVYNSVQGKKERVGRILRMHANHREDVEEAYAGDIVALVGLKFTKTGDTLCSEDDPILLEKMDFPEPVISVAIEPKTKADQDKLGEALAKLMDEDPTFRVTVDEETGQTLISGMGELHLEIIVDRLKREFRVEANIGKPQVAYKETIKRKARAEGKFIRQTGGRGQYGHVWIEIEPNRGKGYEFIDAIVGGVVPKEFIPAVDQGIREAMQNGIIAGYPVVDVKVTLFDGSYHEVDSSDLAFKIAASIAFKEAAKQAEPVLLEPIMEVEVITPEEYLGDVIGDLNSRRGRIEGINMRKDGQVIKALVPLAEMFGYATRLRSITQGRAIYTMQFHHYEEVPQQIADTIIEKVKGKKETLNV, encoded by the coding sequence ATGCCGAGGGAGTATCCATTAGATAAAACGAGAAATATCGGGATAATGGCCCATATAGATGCTGGAAAGACAACGACAACTGAAAGAATTTTGTATTACACAGGTAAAATTCATAGAATGGGCGAGGTTCATGAGGGTTCAGCAACGATGGACTTTTTGCCTCAGGAAAGGGAGCGTGGTATAACCATTACAAGTGCTGCAACGACATGTTTCTGGAGGGGACATAGAATTAACATTATAGATACCCCAGGACATGTTGATTTTACGGTTGAAGTTGAAAGATCTTTGCGTGTTCTTGATGGCGCGATTGCTCTTTTTTGCGCTGTTGGTGGGGTTGAACCACAATCTGAAACAGTATGGAGGCAGGCAAATAAGTATCGTGTTCCAAGAATTGCCTTTGTTAACAAGATGGATAGAGTTGGTGCGGATTTCTTTAATGTTGTTAATATGATTCGTGAGCGTCTCGGAGCAAACCCAGTGCCGATACAGTTGCCAATGGGGCAGGGTGAGTTATTCACAGGTATAATTGACCTTGTAAAGATGAAAGCTGTTGTCTATAAGGAGGAAACGCTTGGGGCAACATGGGAAGAGTTTGATATCCCGAGGGAGTTGATGAATATGGCTGTTGAGTATAGAACAAAGATGCTTGAAGCGGTTTCTGAATTTGATGATACATTGCTTGTTAAATATCTTGATGGTGAAGAGATAAGCGAGGATGAGATTAAGTCTGCCATAAGAAGGGCAACGCTTGAGTTCAAAATTGTTCCTGTTCTTTGTGGTTCTGCTTTCAAAAACAAGGGAATTCAGCGTTTGCTTGATGCTGTCGTTGATTATCTGCCTTCACCGCTTGATATAAACAACGGTCAAATCGTTGGTCATCACCCGTTCAAAGATGATAAAGTTATTAGGATGGTTTCGGATGATGAGAAATTTACGGCGCTTGCGTTTAAGATAATGACTGATCCGTATGTTGGTAAATTGACATTTATCAGAGTTTACTCGGGCACATTGAAAGCTGGTTCTTATGTTTATAATTCAGTTCAGGGTAAGAAGGAAAGGGTTGGGCGAATTTTAAGGATGCATGCGAATCATCGTGAGGATGTTGAAGAGGCTTATGCTGGTGATATAGTTGCGCTTGTTGGTTTGAAATTTACAAAAACCGGTGATACGCTATGCTCTGAAGATGATCCTATTTTGCTGGAGAAGATGGACTTCCCCGAGCCAGTTATTTCGGTTGCAATTGAGCCGAAGACGAAAGCGGATCAAGACAAGCTTGGAGAAGCGCTTGCAAAACTTATGGATGAAGATCCAACTTTCAGGGTAACGGTTGATGAGGAAACTGGGCAAACGCTAATAAGCGGAATGGGTGAATTGCATCTTGAAATAATTGTTGATAGGCTTAAGCGTGAATTTAGAGTTGAGGCAAATATCGGTAAGCCACAAGTTGCATATAAGGAAACGATAAAGAGAAAAGCAAGAGCAGAGGGTAAATTTATCCGTCAAACGGGCGGACGCGGTCAATATGGGCATGTTTGGATTGAAATTGAGCCAAATCGTGGCAAAGGTTATGAGTTTATAGATGCTATAGTTGGTGGTGTTGTGCCGAAAGAGTTTATCCCTGCTGTTGATCAGGGAATAAGAGAAGCAATGCAAAATGGAATAATCGCTGGTTATCCTGTTGTTGATGTTAAGGTAACGCTCTTTGATGGTTCTTATCATGAGGTTGATTCGTCTGATCTTGCTTTTAAGATAGCTGCTTCAATTGCATTTAAAGAAGCGGCAAAGCAGGCTGAACCTGTTCTTCTTGAGCCGATTATGGAAGTTGAGGTTATAACGCCTGAGGAATATCTCGGAGATGTGATAGGAGATTTAAACTCAAGGCGTGGAAGAATTGAAGGTATAAATATGCGTAAAGATGGTCAAGTTATAAAAGCTCTTGTTCCGCTTGCTGAAATGTTTGGCTACGCGACAAGATTAAGATCTATCACGCAAGGAAGGGCGATTTATACGATGCAATTCCATCACTATGAAGAAGTTCCGCAGCAAATTGCTGATACAATTATTGAGAAAGTTAAAGGTAAGAAAGAAACATTAAATGTTTAA
- a CDS encoding SSU ribosomal protein S7P gives MRRRRAEPRQIAPDPKYNDVLVAKLINKVMKDGKKSIARKIVYNAFEIIKQKTGQDPLEVFRKALENVKPILEVRPRRVGGATYQVPIEVRPERSISLALRWIVQYARERKGKPMMVKLAEELMAAARNEGMAVKKREDTHKMAEANKAFAHFRW, from the coding sequence ATGAGAAGAAGGAGAGCTGAACCAAGGCAAATAGCCCCGGATCCCAAATATAATGATGTTCTTGTTGCGAAATTGATTAACAAGGTTATGAAGGATGGCAAAAAAAGTATAGCAAGGAAAATTGTTTATAACGCTTTTGAGATAATAAAACAGAAAACGGGACAGGATCCACTTGAGGTTTTCAGGAAAGCGCTTGAGAATGTAAAGCCTATTCTTGAGGTGAGGCCAAGAAGGGTTGGCGGTGCGACATATCAAGTTCCAATTGAGGTTAGACCTGAAAGAAGTATTTCCCTTGCTTTAAGATGGATTGTTCAATATGCACGCGAAAGGAAGGGAAAGCCGATGATGGTTAAACTTGCTGAGGAATTGATGGCTGCTGCAAGAAATGAGGGTATGGCTGTGAAAAAGCGTGAAGATACACATAAAATGGCTGAAGCAAATAAAGCTTTTGCTCATTTTAGGTGGTGA
- a CDS encoding SSU ribosomal protein S12P: MPTINQLIRYGREKVRWKSKSPALQGCPQKRGVCVRVYTTTPKKPNSALRKVAKVRLTNGIEVIAYIPGEGHNLQEHSIVLVRGGRVKDLPGVRYHIIRGALDTAGVEGRKQGRSKYGAKKPKEQQK, encoded by the coding sequence TTGCCGACAATCAATCAGCTAATTCGTTACGGCAGAGAAAAAGTTAGATGGAAGAGCAAATCCCCAGCTTTACAGGGATGTCCTCAAAAAAGAGGAGTTTGTGTTAGAGTTTATACGACGACGCCGAAGAAACCAAATTCGGCATTGAGAAAAGTTGCAAAAGTAAGGCTTACGAATGGAATTGAGGTTATTGCCTATATCCCTGGCGAAGGGCATAATCTTCAGGAACACTCTATTGTTTTGGTTCGTGGTGGAAGAGTTAAAGATTTGCCTGGAGTGAGATATCATATAATTCGTGGAGCACTTGATACAGCTGGGGTTGAAGGTAGGAAACAAGGTCGCTCAAAGTATGGGGCGAAAAAACCTAAAGAACAACAAAAGTAA